The window ATATCATGCTAATGTGAGTAATCATTCTGATTTTTTCCAATTATTCTTCATGCAACATAGtttaagcaaaaataaacCTACGTAAgtaccataaaaaataaactcgtTATGAATGTCATTTGTCATTGTCAAATGTCTTATgtcaatttttgttttgataattgAAACTTAAAATCATAGCAAGGCGCAGGCATATcgtaatagatttttaaatatatgaatattgcaAGTCTTTAAGCACtaagtgtattaaataaactgagaatacatattaaaaatataatttcaatgatatatAACTATAGGCATTATGATCTCACTTCAtcaggtaaataaatattttcataagcCGCATTATGTAAAGCAATATTTACGTTTCGTTCATAATGTTAAAGAGCCTCCTAAAAAAATCTTGTACCCACTTCATAATAGAAGCTTACTTAAAATTACTGGGAGTGAAGCCTCACTTTTCCTGCAAGGACTCATAACAAATGACATGAGACATTTTGAAGAGAGTGCTAAATCTGTTTACGCTatgttcttaaataataaaggcaAGGTTTTATACGACACTCTTATACATAAATGGGATGATGAAAACTCTTTTATCTTGGAATGTGACCAAAAAATTGCACATTTACTtgagaaacatttaaaaatgtttaaattgagACGGAAAGTATCCATAGAAGATGTAAATAAGCAGTTTCGACTTTGGAATATAATCACTCCAACAGATTCAATGTTAAACGAGAATGTAGATACAAAAAGTGAGGTAAACATATACAAAGACCCTAGATTGTCTGATCTAGGATATAGGTTAATAGCAGCGGCACCTTTGAGTGGATCTGAGATAGTAGCAAGTATTGGAAATGATGTAGCCATTGAACAAAGTGATGAtggctataaatatttaaggtaTAAGTTGGGAGTAAGTGAAGGTGCTGATGATTTGCCACCAGGCACAAGTTTTCCTTTAGAAGTTAACTGTGATTACCTCCATGGAGTCAGTTTCCATAAAGGTTGTTACATCGGGCAGGAGGTCACAGCTAGAGTACATCACACAGGAGTTGTTCGTAAGCGAATAATGCCCATCAAATTCACCAATGTAATTGAGGAAGACTTAGAaaaggatttaaaaataatagcctGTGAGAATCCTAAACTGAGTTTGGGTAAACTAAAGGGCATCGTAAAGAATTATGGATTAGGTCTTTTGAGAATCAAGGAAGCAATTGATTACAAAATACTAAATGTTGGTCATTATTCAGGAGAAGCTGTAAAACCTGATTGGTGGCCAATGGAAGCTCCCAAAGAAGTCCCTAAAACTGAATAACACGGACCACAAGACTCAAGTGTGACAAGAGATCAGACAAGCACATGTGGGTATTATTgagtattataaaatgcaaatgtacattatattatgtaattgtttttcataattcaattcaataaaatattatacttttattgtgtaagtcattataaaatgattgtaAAGACTAACCACGTTTTATAATTGTAGAACAATGGaaacaaccaaacaaaaaGTAGATGAGACCCCCATGCATTATGATTTCACTTGTACTAGCTGTGGTCTCCAAGAAAAAGCACATTATAAAGGAACTAGTCCACCTTTCTCTCGTAATATAGAATTGAAATATAGCAGCTATATTATGAAAGATCCATTCAGTCCATCAGGAAGAGGAGAAATAATGGTTCTCGGAGCAGACTGTGCATTGTGTGACAAAGTAGTATGTATTAGTAAAGaatgtagtattttttattgtaaatccTATTGTTTACAATGTGCAAAAGCTTCCATTGATATTTTCCCTGctgaaattaaaagtaaaataatgcaacaatgtaaataattatctagCAACAGCAAAGCAataaaactgattttaaaaatgttactgTTTAATTTTCGACATcccattaatttgaataacaatGAACATCGAAACATCATTATAAGAGTTGTGGGTCCTCcttttctttcacgcaaaataggcGCTTGACGTCGAGTTGCGGAAAACGAgcccgtattattattattaagagttgtgggtgaaaaataataaacaaatatataaaatactgtttaCTTTGGCTTTCCAGTCCGATttacagtatttttaatttttacaaatgaattatagtaacacagttttattaaattgaacttttattacaaatcACTAAGTATAATACACAAACGATTATACAAGGTCATATTCCGCAAATACTATGAAAAGCTTATATGTTGCGGCAcaatttatgtgaaaattaatattaaatcttaaaataaagataattacaGTGTAGCTATAGTAatgttagatatatattaataagctCTAAAATCAggacaaaattaaatatacattttgtcTCATTAACCATCCACTCAACTCTGATTGTTAGCACCACATTACATCATAACCCTTTTAGAAAATCGACCAGTGACTCTAACAATCCAAAACATCCAaatgcttattatttaatagctaTTACGTttagataaacatttaaaaccgACTAATATTGCTTCATACGATTCCTAATTATTTatggatttttaaaaatgctatccgctatatttatatgtaaatgacAAGACTCTGCGCTAACGCATTTTACAGTAGATTTGCGCCTCCgtaactttcatacaaacatcGCTACCCAACGATTTGATTCGGTTAACGCAAGCCTTATATCATCTAGTACTGTACTTTCCTTactttagataaaataagacgcctttaattttaagttttattactataacaGAACGATCCTGATTTTCTACGAAGATAATGAATACGTTGACATCCATAGGTGCGGGATATAAAGTAACAGACCGAACAATTTACGCATGCACGATACGAATTGTTTGTCTGTTGCCATTATAAAAAGACATATTTCGGTAAGATAACTCGGCAGTGTAATTGTTACCATACGCATCGTTCATAAGATCGCAATCAGAATAATAGAAGAACAGCGCacataactaatataaatgacGGTAGATGTAATGCGAACATagatgtacaaaatatattatactcatATTGAGCtatgtacaaaaatgtgtaaagCAATTTTCTAAAAGTTTCTAATAGAAGCGACACGCTGTAGACAGCTTTTCTTTATCTCgttaatcaatatattttttaaaatcgatacaaaaataccatgttaattattgatacgaatttaaaacgtaaaatttaGACAAATCATATATCTATTTTGGTTTTACTACCGATTTTTCAACCAtcgaataatgaataaaaaaaaaacaaaaaatactccATGAACTGCCAGcgtcttaattaaattacttaattattatttatttacttaaaaatgtttttcacatCGATAACAACAAATTTACGAGTTTACAATTATGTcgaaattttatcatattattttataccctATACGTTGGTACTGGCCTAGGTTAAAATCGCGAtggtttaaatgaataaaggtGTTTGGACGGGTGTAAAACTTACGAtaggtataaaattatcatacattCATTAGTACTGGGATTATCTAAGCAGGCAATTTTACATTCTACTTAggtcacacacacacacttaaaCTAGGAAATCATTCACAGCCGTAACACAATTTTGACGAAGCAATTTGCGAAAACCAAATAGCTTTAGAGCAACCTCTATTATCTATCAATACTTTACCAACTTCAGTAACCAAATAACGAAACCACTCTTCCTCACGTGTTATTACGGTGTACGTGTTTATAATTACTGAactagtttaataattttaaaataatatatatgaaaactaCGAGATTCCTACACAGGACTTATCGAGAAGATAATGTTTCTCTTCGAAAAGTTATTCggaactaaaaaatattttgaaaatactaCAACTGTTTTTAGGATATAGCATATAAaagttaatgataaaatttaccaACTATTTCTACAAACACGATCTCCTCATAATATACATCCTAAAACTTAAATCCAAAACAGTCTTAAAAgagtaaaattgaaattaggTACATCGAAAcactttaatgttaaattttgattgaatGCGAAATTTCCGAACTTAAAtacatagaatttaaaaattagtacAGTCTAttcatagttatatatatcAGCTGTTTCTGACGggtaaaacaaagaaaagacTGTACGAAATATGGAAAATAAGAATGGTTATTgcgaaaataaacatataatttttttagatagttatttatatctaaaataataatgacgaatactcataattttattttttaactgtatgcctatttataatattatacaagtgTGAGGTACATTAAAGTTGACTTTCGTGTGCATTGTGCATTACTTGATGCCGAATTAAACACGCTTCACCTTGTGGGTGAAGGTGGCCAAAGCACGCGAAAATGAACtttcagtattttataaacgaaATTAATGTACTATAATTTTGGCATGaaataatacgtttatttcgcaataaacacacatgtAAGACGAAACCAATAATAATCCATCGCCTATTTTGGCCATAACGTACATCCATTGTCTCGTCATGGCTAAATAACTCTCGTATTGCATATTGTGATGTGGGATATGGAATGTAGCATACATTTACACCAATTGTACAtcattatgtacaaaattaaattttacataaactatacaaaaacaattcctTCGTTCAAACACGTTCAACAGAATTGGCGCAATATCAATTTAAGCAACACATAAAGCGCCATCTAAAACAACACTCAACGCacttaaatttacttaattcaataaaaaattgtgataaatatatttaataaccaaTAAAATCGCTGCACTAGCCGTTAATAGCGAGTAACTAACTAAGTTTTACCGCAAAATACACGAATGCTCGTACATACGAAGATAATAACAAACTGAAGTTCGTGCAACCTCGATATACTTTcactttattttgaaaaacagACTCCAGGAGGAGTTTGTTTTTCAGAATGGCCAAACTGATATcaattaagatataaaataaacacacacttcacagaaaatgaaaaataggtacataaattTTCAGATTAACTCTAAGAGATATAAAATTGGACTCGGTATGTCATCAAAGTCCATGTACCACACTTCGTACTTTACATTACTCATTATGAGCAATCAGTTTCCATTTGGAGATGtattagtatatatgtataagtgCGCGTTTGTCTTGCTATGTATAGCAGATAGCGTGACACccgaatattattatgtaatgcaTATAACGTAACAGTGAATTCAGAGTTCCAATATTAGAAAAGCAAGGGTAATAATAGTTTTGccataacaaattattgttcagagcaatataaattataaaattgtagtaTTTTTCACAATTAGCTTTGGATAGTCTTTTAATCACGGTAGTAACATCAAAAACATCTAgtcacaaatttaatttgtcacGTGAAAGTCTCTAAACACACGTAGACTCGTGAGTAATGTCCAACATATACGTTATATATTGACAGACGTACTGCCCAAAGTCCCACTTACGTGCAGATAACGCGAAAAACCCGTGATGGACATTTCTGTTACGCCCTCTTTATTTATTCGGCGTATGTAGATTGTAGATTTGATAAAACGATTACACGGAGTTACACGATAGTGCCTGTGAAGCACTCACACGGAGACCATGACGGGTATGTGAGGGGTGCACGACGGGGCGGGTACAGTGCTGGTACGCAACGAGTACGTAACGGTTACGCGACGGGTACGCGACGAGTACGCGACAGGAACGTAACGGGTACGCGACGGGAGCGAGTCTACACGTTGAACATGTTGAGCGTGCGCGCGGTGAGGCGCCACGGGGTGAGCGACACTCAGTCGGCGCGCGCGGCCCGCCCGCGGCTCGCGCGGCTCGCCAGCGCCTGCACCGCCTCCTTCACCTGCAATGGGGACGAGAGCCTGCTCAGCGATAGTGGATGTGAAATGTTATTGTGGCTGGAAGTATTGTAACAAGCACAAAATGTACACGGCATTTCGATAAaagttgtaaatttaaaaatatagcgcTTTTAGGTAATTTATACGACGAAAGAAGCTTACGAAACGTAGTTTCGTGTATCCAATAACTGGCATCGTGTGCGTACTATAATATCTCCTCTTCACTTTTGTTTCTACTACGCAGTGAGAACATTCGTGGGCTGACTGGAATAAGAAAGGATATCGACGAAGCCCATCAGCTAGAAGGAACGCACAAAGCAAAGTGAACACAAGAAGTGGCACTCACGAGCGCGATGTACTCGGCGCcctgcggcggcggcggcagcGCGGGCGCGTCCTCGGGCTCGTCGTCCGAGTCGGGCGGGATGTCGTCCAGCGCGTCCTCCGCGTCGCTGCCGTCCGCCGAGTGGCAGCGCGCCGCCTCCACCGCGCCGTCCGCGCCCCCGCCGCCGCCCGACCCGCTCGCCCCGCCCGACCCGCTCGCCCCGCCCTCCGCGGTCTCTTCCTCTGTGAACATATTATAATCGCATGTCACTCACACACCGATATAGACATTATTTGCTAATTAAATCAATCATAtacaaacattacattaaattaacttaattaaaaataaatttagaaaatattattttaaccacGTGTGTGTGAATTTTTACGAAATTTctctatgtttattatttacgtaaagTAAAAACTAAAGTTCCATCGAGCATAGAACACcccgtatttataaaaaatgtcgcCACGCAGCGCCACTCACCTTCGAGCGAGAAGGAGCGCAGCTGCAGCGCGGCGACGGCCCGCTGCAgcgcggcgagcgcggcggGCGGCAGCGGGCCCGCGCTGGCCAGCAGCAGCGCGCGCAGCGGGCCCAGCAGCGCGCCGCTCGCGCAGCCGCCCAGCTCCTCCGCCAGCGCCTCcaccgcgcccgcgcccgcgccgccgccgctcaCCTGGCACACCTAGTTGGGCGACACCGTTGTACAGTTTACTATTTCTGTTAAGCgcttcataataattaatcgttACCAAGATTTCTTCTCAGTTAATAATTATCTACTCACAATTCCACCGATTGGTCAATTcaatgtaatacaaaaacgTATACTTGTGTGTGTATGGTATAAATGCGTCACTCTTTTAACTGGTCCATATTATTTACGCACTGGTAACATTTTGCAATCTTTTTCCATTGAAAACCTTACCTTGGGATAATAATGTTGCATAAATTCGTAAATGGTGGGATCTTCTAAAGATTCTCTTTCATCTAAAAGGATTGCATCAATATATTCCGTTAACACGCTACACTCTAGGAGCATTTCTTCCAGTTTTGCGTCCGCCTAGAAgagataaacaaaatattaacacacacatacaattgtttaaaacagtgagtaataataagaatataagtaCCGGTGTGTTAGCAATATCCCTCCAGAAAGCGGCGAAATAGTTGAATCTAAGTGGAACCGCTTCGAGCGCGCACAATGCTGACAATAGCACCAATTGCTCCGACATACAGCGCTGACTGCGCGCTACTCGACAGCACGTGtctgttaaaataacatttcataaattcatgTTTAGAGATAACCTAACAATTAAccactttttttattgtatcaatatAGAATGCAATGAATTAactagtaataatatgtacttacatacctttattgttgtatgaaataattgcaTAAGTAGACAAACTGTATGCAGTTCCATAGAATAATACAACTctttaaatcaaacaatttgctgaaatagaattaataatCTTTCCAAATCTCCATACACCTCTTACTACTCTTAAAAGCGCACtagataaatgaaataaaataaaaattcgcgGAGCGCACCTATGAACCGGTGGTAGGGTCGGTagagcggcggcggcgcgcagTGCGGGTGCGCGCGCGTGCGCAGGCGCGGGCGGGCCGGCGTGCGCGCCGCCGCGTGCGCGCCCGCCGCCAGCGGCACCAGCGCGCccagcgccgcgccgccgcctaTCATCACCAGCTCGCGGAGCACGCCTGTAACGTTGCGCACAACAGAGgttatgaaacatttattaacaagttatttttattttcaacaaaagtGCCTTCAATTTGTCAGAATTAGATTTGGCTTAaacttttgtttctttcaACTTAAATTCTGACAAACACATTTGAAgacagtttaaaattatataataagtgtaATTAAGAATACTCGCCTAGAGCAGCTTGCGGTAACAGCGCGGAGCGTTGATGCAAGTTTAATAGTGTTAGCAGTCGACGTGCGCACTCTGGCCAGTCCTATTtacaaatcataatattaaggaATTA is drawn from Zerene cesonia ecotype Mississippi chromosome 8, Zerene_cesonia_1.1, whole genome shotgun sequence and contains these coding sequences:
- the LOC119828781 gene encoding putative transferase CAF17 homolog, mitochondrial; this translates as MISLHQVNKYFHKPHYVKQYLRFVHNVKEPPKKILYPLHNRSLLKITGSEASLFLQGLITNDMRHFEESAKSVYAMFLNNKGKVLYDTLIHKWDDENSFILECDQKIAHLLEKHLKMFKLRRKVSIEDVNKQFRLWNIITPTDSMLNENVDTKSEVNIYKDPRLSDLGYRLIAAAPLSGSEIVASIGNDVAIEQSDDGYKYLRYKLGVSEGADDLPPGTSFPLEVNCDYLHGVSFHKGCYIGQEVTARVHHTGVVRKRIMPIKFTNVIEEDLEKDLKIIACENPKLSLGKLKGIVKNYGLGLLRIKEAIDYKILNVGHYSGEAVKPDWWPMEAPKEVPKTE